A stretch of DNA from Ricinus communis isolate WT05 ecotype wild-type chromosome 4, ASM1957865v1, whole genome shotgun sequence:
GAATTCAGGCGTTCACGAGAAGCCAGAAGGACCTGAACAGCCTacataaaaggaaaagaaaaggagcaCGTAAATAGTTTCAAATATTTCGATGACACTTGACTGAGTACAAGTTACGTACTAGATTACTTTTTTCAGCATTTGTGAAAAGCATAGATCAGTTACGGGTAAATCTGGAAAACCATTCATTTTATCTACTTAAAGCAAACCAGTGTTCATGAACAATGGGCGAAAATTGTAGGCAAGTTTCAGATAGGACTGCAGGGGCAAAAGGTTCTATCCACCACATTGTTAAGGTTCTACAACAATGGATCACGAGAGGAACTGCAAGCAAGCCATTTAGAgaacaattattttatacCAAATATTTGAATCTCTAATCCAGCGATATATGGCACATAAAGATGCATGCACCTGTCTGGTTTTAGAATTCTTCTGAAAATGAAATCATTAGAGTGTAATAGCAACAAAACTTAGCATCTAGAGCACAACCAAGGACATAAGGAAATACTGCCTCTTATGAATAATTTCAGTCAAGGAAATGCAGTGTATCCATTCAGACTTCCATCTATAATTAAACCTGATGCCATACCTCATCCGGTTTGTTAGCTGCAAGCAAGGCATTGGTAAAACCACGTAGAACTTCAAAATTTACATTTTTGGAGACCTATCACAAGAGAGCACAAGTGAGCATTGCATAAAAATGGCACACGAACGTCAGTCAAggagttttaataatatagtttCCAAATTAAGTTTAGGCTCCTATATAAAAATGCCACTTGGCTTAATATGACAGAATATCAACATTATCTTATGAATTCATGGCAGTGCCCCAGTGCAACGCAAATGGACCATGCATGTTATAAAGATACCATGTAGATGGATATTGATGCATCACTATGTAGTCACTGAACAGAGTTATGCAGGTGGCTATGTTTCTGGGGAACCCGATTTAAATATACTGAAGAATTAGAAGGTGTACTATTTCACCACTCATTGGAAATTATGAGTTTGAATGGGTAAAAGACCAGTTTCCATTATCTTGTTAGTGGAACTCATTATGTAACTAGTACAGTATATTAGGCTTTCCTCGCCCATCCACGCTTATTCACACATTTGCTAGCCCACCAGCTTATATCCACAATTACATTTCATAGAGAAATCAGGAGaccataaattaaaagtaaagtAATATCTAACAACCAATTGAGTATAGCATGTCCGCTATAGGAGATTAATCATCTGAAACAACCATTAGTAGAAGGTGAAGTGTCACAAGCATCTACGAGAACTGACCATTGAAGAGATCCTGTATGCAGCAGCACTCCCCTCATAATCTTTGAGTTCATACTTAACTTCTCCAAGCAAACGAAGAACATCTGTGTCAGTGGGTTTCTCCTGAAAATTTCAATATACTGAGTCAGTAAACTTCTCCAAACTTCACAAGTTCAGCAGAGAGGCAGAGAGGAGAAAACACAAGTTCTCCAGACTTCTCTAAACAAATAAACATTTGACATGGTAAACCTTTGCCAAGTCCTGAAGCAGAGAGGCAGCCTGAGTATACTCTCCTAATTCTGCCAAGGTTACTGCAGCTCCCTGCAAGAATTCTTGGAATAAATTTGGAATTACTGGTGAAGAAAGGAATAGAAGGCAAACAGAGGATCATTTCCATTTATATTGAAAGAGAATACCAATGgatttttgtatataaaatagGAAACTATGTTTACCTATTAAGAGGAGAAAACACACGAGTTCATATCAGAATAATGgtcttttaattatctttcCAGATCTATGTGGTAGGCAACAATTGAGCATGTCAATTCAGTAAGGAAtaacaagtaaaagaaaaagtaaaaaatatccgcggaataattttagttcaatAACAGAAGCAAAATGCTCAACCCCTCAAGACACACACACTCCAGAAAAACTATTTTTGTTACTCACTTCAAGTGCAGTAGGATCTTTAGGGGAGACTGCAAGAGTTGCCTCGTATTGTTTTAACTGAGTCTGTCATatgaaagaaagtaaaagcgttacaatatttttttttcacctGCATAGGAACTAAAAGCAATGATAAGAATGTAAGCGGTTGACAGCTATCTTTGTGGTTAGCAGACAACTTGTATTGGAGTGGCATGGATAAGCTACAGAAGCATAGAAGATATTACGCCCAGTAGAAAACAATAAGTGCACAGAAGTTTATCCTCCTTTAAATGATTAGAACCAAAAAAATGGTCCATTTAAGAAACGGCGAAAAGAACAGGGAAATTAAGACCTAGAAATAAATAACCTGTATAATCAATAGTTAATAATATTGTTCATACAAACCAGAAAAGGGAAGTACTAGGAAAAAAAGGCGTAGGTACTACATAGCATAGTAATGATGAAGCAGAACTCCTATAAGCATCCTCGTaaataaatctgaaaaataattCTAGGTTAATTCAGTGCATTAGTGCTGTTGCCCCAGTAATCAACCTCAGTAGTAGCTTTCCACCAATACCTGAAGAGTAGCTTTCTCTTCTTCTGATAACTTCTTATCAACTGCTCTAACTTCTTCGGAGGGGCTATCACTGAAAACAGAAGGCAGTATTAAGATGAAAAAATGTCTTAACAGAAAGGGAACTGACAAAGTAGAATGAAATCTTACAAAATGGGACACGGAAAACCTTTAAAGCACCATAGCATACCTTACAGATGGAAGAAAGTCTCCAAGAGCAAAAACTAGACCAAAGACCAGAACAGCTACCCCAATTCCAATCTATTTTTTACGTCAGAAGtttaaattagtaatataGTGTAGCTGAGAAGACGCCATGCAGGCATTTCCATGCCCAGAACAtgacataattattttacctTAGTGCCAAGGCCAATTGTCTTCTTCTCAGATTCAAGAGGTGCATCATAGTCGATTGGTCCGAACTCTTTAATTTCATCTGTCTTTTTTTGTTCGAGAGCTGACCTGAGTAGTTACAGAAGGAATGATCCTCAGGGAAAAGAACTGCAAAAATGATGAGAACCAAGCGAATCTTACTAATCAACTATTGTCATTCAATGGAATATAGTAATTTTGAGGTGAtgttaaagaaatgaaatttagatgaaaaaaaaaagggccAAATAATATAGACCCCAACTTGAAGTAAGGCAACAAGAGATACGGTTTAATGagattgaaattaataaaataatctaactgggatatttaaataaaaaaattctgcAAATGGAGGAAAGCAAAGAAGAGATAAGATGGTGCATTTCAATTCATGCATCACAAGGTTGGCGTGCAATAACACCAAAAAGAGAGCTCTTTAAACAATCAGAATGCTATCAAAATGAGAGCTGATGAGGACTggtaattaagttaattatgtTTCTTGCTTTTGAATTTCAAGAACGCGTAATGGTATGAAATGGAACCTTCTAACCGCTTCGAGCCGTTGCTCAAAGTCAATATCCATAGTTTTAGGCTTGCCATCGAAACGATTATTGAGAACAGGGGCCTCTACAAAAAAAATCGATGTGAGATGAAGTCATAAAAATCTTACAGTATTATGTTAGTTAGGGTAGAAAAGGGAGAACAGATTCACAAGTCACAAAGacagtaaaaaagaaaagaaaaaaatctacTTACGAGAAGGTAAAGGCCCAGATTGTCGAGAGGTCAGTTTCTTTGTCTGATAAAATTCAAGCTCTAAGcttctaataatatataatatatatattaaaaaaaaaaaaaaaaaagagagagaataaAAGAGTGATGAGTA
This window harbors:
- the LOC8259948 gene encoding uncharacterized protein LOC8259948 codes for the protein MNLRKLNPKSQKKKKKKEQQEMSITSIAIASSSSSRSSFLRFLRVQCSDSSKPRRGFGAKNDDLNIKNKTKKLTSRQSGPLPSQAPVLNNRFDGKPKTMDIDFEQRLEAVRRSALEQKKTDEIKEFGPIDYDAPLESEKKTIGLGTKIGIGVAVLVFGLVFALGDFLPSVSDSPSEEVRAVDKKLSEEEKATLQTQLKQYEATLAVSPKDPTALEGAAVTLAELGEYTQAASLLQDLAKEKPTDTDVLRLLGEVKYELKDYEGSAAAYRISSMVSKNVNFEVLRGFTNALLAANKPDEAVQVLLASRERLNSKKSGDVDVKGDTDAMETESQKVDPIQVDLLLGKAYSDWGHVSDAVSVYDQLISSHPNDFRGYLAKGIILKENGNVGDAERMFIQARFFAPEKAKALVDRYAKK